Proteins found in one Alicyclobacillus cycloheptanicus genomic segment:
- a CDS encoding transposase, whose translation MYLLQKPLFSFEQWLEIESSERLDLFFSALDLESYAAKLRNSAPQGAKPINREAILRALLAAPMEGISTFTRLHERLDRDFRFRYQCGFRLDERAPSIATLSRVFSAAVEKGLVKDLFTDLVSQCRESGIINTEHLAIDSTAIGAYEKKQPKSRSQHTGNANWGAKYDTFGNKLTWFGYKVHLAVDTASELPVALDVTPANVYDGEMAIPLMKDIYERNWRFKFVMMDAGYDQVKNYEAARGYGAQAIIALNKRGEKEPPAGIASDGTPRCSMGYDMVYWGADGERLKFRCPHAVGKVDCPLGIAACSDSNYGMVVKKSIGEDVRRYSNPHRNTRGWRELYNERTSVERCHSRLKEHLTMSDVHVRGIRKVTAYVYINTIVLLASALAASAASCAEKSA comes from the coding sequence TTGTATCTTCTCCAAAAACCTCTGTTTTCCTTTGAACAATGGCTAGAAATTGAATCCAGCGAGCGATTGGATCTGTTCTTTTCAGCGCTTGATCTCGAAAGCTATGCCGCTAAGTTGAGAAATTCCGCACCCCAAGGGGCGAAACCTATCAATCGAGAGGCAATTCTGCGGGCCTTGCTGGCCGCCCCAATGGAGGGTATATCAACGTTCACTCGGTTGCATGAGCGCCTGGACAGAGACTTTCGATTCCGGTATCAGTGTGGTTTTCGGCTGGATGAACGGGCGCCGTCGATTGCTACGCTGAGTCGGGTGTTCAGCGCTGCTGTTGAGAAAGGGCTCGTCAAGGACCTTTTCACTGACCTGGTCAGTCAGTGCAGAGAATCCGGAATCATCAACACCGAACATCTCGCAATCGACAGCACGGCGATTGGCGCCTACGAGAAGAAGCAGCCAAAGTCACGCAGTCAGCATACAGGCAACGCCAACTGGGGTGCCAAGTATGACACATTCGGCAACAAGCTCACGTGGTTCGGATACAAGGTCCACCTTGCGGTGGACACCGCCAGCGAACTTCCGGTAGCCTTGGACGTAACGCCTGCCAACGTATACGACGGCGAAATGGCCATACCGCTGATGAAGGACATCTATGAGCGTAACTGGCGTTTCAAGTTCGTCATGATGGACGCCGGATACGACCAGGTGAAAAATTACGAAGCCGCTCGTGGGTACGGAGCACAGGCAATCATCGCACTGAACAAACGGGGCGAAAAGGAGCCGCCTGCCGGCATTGCCTCGGATGGCACGCCACGTTGTTCAATGGGCTACGACATGGTGTACTGGGGTGCTGACGGTGAACGACTGAAGTTTCGTTGCCCACATGCTGTAGGCAAGGTTGATTGCCCGCTTGGGATTGCAGCTTGCTCGGATTCCAACTACGGAATGGTGGTCAAGAAGAGCATCGGCGAGGATGTCCGGCGTTACTCAAACCCTCACCGAAACACACGAGGCTGGAGAGAACTGTACAACGAGCGGACATCCGTTGAGCGTTGCCATTCCCGACTCAAGGAACACTTGACGATGAGCGATGTGCATGTGAGAGGAATCCGAAAGGTCACAGCTTACGTTTACATCAATACGATAGTTCTGCTTGCATCAGCACTGGCGGCAAGCGCAGCAAGCTGTGCCGAGAAGAGTGCCTAA
- a CDS encoding lytic transglycosylase domain-containing protein, producing MAGSNVNGVSASPVNTAGSNTLGGTPTTPGTSALTDAGTTAAPSSGTAALTSATNLSSSEAALASEIQTFEQMLLQQMEASMLAANTEALSDIGSTDSDTDLFGSSDEDGLDSSTTGSGLLDASSGFSPYSTEAVLSALLTSGLGSSGLGNSSAGTLTDDTIPVDPDASTGALSASAMSALAAAAPATTSDTTISQSVAQAAAKYGVPAGLITAVIEQESGMNPNAVSPAGAMGLMQLMPSTAAEMGVTNPLDPAQNIDAGTHYLSQLIAQVDGNIPLALAAYNAGPGAVEQYGGIPPYPETQNYVEQVMQKWQALGGGSSEV from the coding sequence ATGGCAGGGAGCAATGTGAACGGGGTCAGCGCTTCTCCTGTGAATACCGCAGGGTCCAACACGCTTGGCGGTACGCCGACAACGCCAGGCACTTCGGCCCTGACAGATGCAGGAACAACGGCTGCCCCATCTTCGGGCACAGCGGCGTTGACTTCAGCGACCAACTTGTCTTCCAGCGAAGCAGCACTGGCTTCGGAAATTCAGACGTTCGAGCAAATGCTGCTGCAGCAAATGGAAGCGAGCATGCTCGCCGCAAACACGGAGGCGCTGAGTGACATTGGCTCGACCGACTCGGATACGGACCTGTTTGGCTCGAGTGACGAGGACGGACTCGACAGCAGCACGACAGGCTCAGGCCTGCTTGACGCCTCTTCCGGCTTTTCTCCGTACAGCACGGAGGCAGTTCTGAGCGCGCTGCTGACGAGCGGCCTTGGCAGCAGCGGCCTTGGAAACAGCAGCGCTGGCACACTGACCGATGATACCATTCCGGTCGATCCCGACGCTTCCACGGGAGCCCTGTCCGCTTCGGCCATGAGCGCGCTGGCAGCTGCGGCGCCGGCGACCACCAGCGACACGACCATTTCCCAGAGTGTGGCGCAGGCCGCCGCGAAATACGGGGTACCTGCCGGACTCATCACCGCTGTCATTGAACAGGAGTCTGGCATGAATCCAAACGCGGTCAGTCCTGCAGGGGCCATGGGCCTCATGCAGCTGATGCCCAGTACGGCCGCTGAAATGGGCGTGACGAACCCGCTCGACCCTGCGCAAAACATCGACGCTGGCACCCATTACCTTAGCCAACTGATTGCGCAGGTCGACGGCAACATTCCATTAGCACTCGCTGCCTATAACGCAGGACCTGGCGCGGTCGAACAGTACGGCGGCATCCCGCCTTACCCCGAGACCCAGAACTACGTGGAGCAGGTCATGCAAAAATGGCAGGCCTTGGGCGGCGGGTCATCGGAAGTTTGA
- a CDS encoding glycosyl hydrolase family 18 protein translates to MDFSHYDSADGQYGSSRRSFRRRRSGQGGRRRGSFALFTVLVVIAAGVVYDLFFHVHDVRPRTVVVNGENVGDIDGISLHSATWLSQAEVDRFFTHIQVPDAKVPKGTTVYRGEPYVRVSDVVAALNAFGDESKFAGGQLQVNLKPNQHYAFSQNGDSIRQQEVWWNGKLLGRVLLVNHAEADYVPAASVASLLSHAGADAAWTGQAFNLSLTGKASPSAVEDPQDDRVIAFGKGNAIYAPAYTWDGATYLPVYSLDVAFRQLGWTSTVGQWKWSLTSGDGKGTSGTSTSGTGAGGKPVVLGFVPFYSGDLAAYNDVMQHQNVYNALAADTWTVDASGSLNGSAPAGSVSQAAAAGDAVYAMVTNLGSSGFNAQEMTTILSSPTRAAHLEGEITRLVPSEGYDGVVLDFESIPAANRAAYTNFVTGLAKSLHAEGKRLEVVVPPDTGSANEPWNNAYDQAKIGAAADAVVVMAYDYSYVGGKPGPIAPLPWVQQVLAYTISRVPVNKVLLGVDTYGYDWTGNQTSAVSLTSVDSFLASRHIQPQWDANAQAPWYTWTDSNGAVHTVYYENARSTQAKLALANLYGIEGVAVWRAGLEDNAVLGVLATYAKGTVK, encoded by the coding sequence GTGGATTTTTCGCATTACGATTCAGCAGATGGACAATATGGCTCAAGCAGACGGTCGTTTCGCCGAAGGCGGAGCGGCCAAGGCGGCCGCCGGCGCGGGTCTTTTGCACTGTTCACAGTATTGGTGGTCATCGCGGCTGGCGTGGTGTACGACCTGTTTTTCCATGTGCATGACGTACGTCCGCGGACGGTCGTGGTGAACGGCGAGAACGTGGGAGACATCGACGGTATTTCGCTGCATTCCGCGACCTGGCTGTCACAGGCGGAGGTCGACCGCTTTTTTACGCACATCCAGGTCCCAGACGCCAAGGTTCCCAAGGGGACCACGGTCTACCGGGGAGAACCCTATGTCCGGGTCAGCGATGTCGTCGCAGCATTGAATGCGTTCGGCGACGAGAGCAAGTTTGCGGGCGGGCAGCTGCAAGTCAACCTGAAGCCCAACCAGCACTATGCTTTCTCTCAAAATGGCGATTCGATTCGCCAACAGGAAGTTTGGTGGAATGGGAAGCTGCTCGGCCGTGTCTTGTTGGTGAATCACGCTGAAGCCGATTATGTCCCTGCCGCATCCGTGGCCAGTCTGCTGTCTCACGCAGGCGCGGATGCCGCGTGGACGGGGCAAGCCTTCAACCTGTCGCTGACGGGGAAGGCGAGTCCATCGGCGGTGGAAGATCCGCAGGACGATCGCGTCATTGCCTTCGGCAAGGGCAACGCCATCTACGCACCGGCGTATACATGGGACGGGGCCACCTACCTGCCGGTCTACAGTTTGGATGTGGCGTTTCGGCAGCTGGGTTGGACGTCCACCGTTGGTCAGTGGAAGTGGTCATTGACTTCCGGCGATGGGAAGGGCACCAGTGGAACGTCGACGAGCGGAACCGGCGCAGGCGGGAAGCCGGTGGTGCTGGGATTCGTGCCTTTCTATTCCGGTGACCTGGCCGCGTACAACGATGTCATGCAGCACCAGAACGTCTACAACGCCCTCGCGGCGGACACATGGACCGTGGATGCATCGGGATCGCTCAATGGGTCAGCCCCAGCGGGCTCTGTCAGCCAGGCGGCCGCAGCGGGCGACGCTGTGTACGCGATGGTGACCAACCTCGGGAGCAGCGGCTTTAACGCGCAGGAGATGACGACGATTCTCAGCAGCCCAACCCGCGCAGCGCACCTCGAGGGGGAAATCACGCGCCTGGTGCCGTCCGAGGGGTATGACGGCGTGGTGCTGGACTTTGAGTCCATCCCGGCAGCCAACCGTGCGGCGTACACGAATTTTGTCACGGGGTTGGCAAAAAGCCTCCACGCGGAGGGAAAGCGGCTCGAAGTGGTCGTGCCGCCCGATACCGGCAGTGCCAATGAGCCGTGGAACAATGCGTACGACCAGGCCAAGATTGGAGCCGCGGCGGATGCCGTCGTGGTGATGGCGTACGACTACTCCTATGTCGGCGGGAAGCCAGGTCCCATCGCGCCCCTGCCGTGGGTGCAGCAGGTGCTGGCCTACACCATCTCGCGTGTACCGGTGAATAAGGTGCTGCTTGGCGTCGATACCTACGGCTACGACTGGACGGGGAACCAAACATCCGCAGTCAGTCTGACCAGCGTAGACTCGTTCCTGGCGAGCCGCCACATACAGCCGCAGTGGGATGCCAACGCACAGGCACCATGGTACACGTGGACGGACAGCAATGGCGCAGTGCATACGGTGTACTACGAAAACGCCAGAAGCACGCAGGCCAAACTCGCGCTGGCGAACCTGTATGGCATTGAGGGGGTTGCCGTCTGGCGTGCTGGGCTCGAAGACAACGCCGTGCTTGGGGTGCTGGCGACCTATGCGAAAGGGACCGTAAAATAA
- a CDS encoding FUSC family protein, whose amino-acid sequence MISTSDITGAFYVRKAKPPWGKAAVASLTMGICMLAGAVLGHVEWGMLATTGGFASLYVHNESYRVRAWKLPLVTLGLAASLGLATLFAGHLWTLTCTLVLVSMAGTLVAGVLRLPPPGGYFFVLVCALGTGLPVAPGQVGLRVGLSLVGGAIAWLIAMAACLLSSLRGLEPPVQAPAARAPVRSVLPAVLRIGVGVLVATAIAAWLGNPRPYWVPLTCASVLQGATMVATMHRTIQRAAGTALGVLVAGAILALHPPVWCLIVCLMAFQCIAEIMIVRNYGLAVIAITPLPLILIESGYPTMKAGILVNARLLDTLLGCAIGIFIALLFRRHTDRHAAASGAGQAR is encoded by the coding sequence ATGATTAGTACGTCAGACATCACCGGTGCATTTTACGTTCGTAAGGCGAAGCCGCCGTGGGGCAAAGCGGCCGTTGCTTCGTTAACGATGGGGATTTGTATGTTGGCTGGCGCAGTTCTCGGGCATGTGGAGTGGGGGATGCTGGCCACGACGGGCGGGTTTGCTTCTTTATATGTCCACAATGAATCGTACCGGGTGCGCGCATGGAAACTGCCGCTCGTCACGCTCGGACTCGCCGCGTCACTCGGGCTCGCCACGCTGTTCGCCGGCCACTTGTGGACCTTGACGTGTACCCTGGTCCTGGTCAGTATGGCGGGGACTCTTGTGGCGGGGGTATTGCGCCTCCCACCCCCAGGCGGATATTTTTTTGTCCTGGTCTGCGCGCTTGGCACGGGGCTGCCTGTCGCACCAGGGCAAGTGGGGCTGCGTGTCGGGCTCAGCTTGGTCGGCGGTGCCATTGCATGGTTGATTGCCATGGCAGCCTGCCTGCTGTCTTCTCTGCGCGGCCTTGAGCCGCCTGTGCAGGCACCGGCTGCAAGGGCACCGGTTCGGTCGGTCCTGCCAGCGGTGCTGCGCATCGGCGTCGGCGTGCTTGTCGCCACGGCCATTGCGGCGTGGCTGGGGAACCCGCGTCCCTACTGGGTGCCACTGACATGTGCGTCGGTCCTGCAGGGTGCCACCATGGTTGCCACCATGCATCGGACCATTCAGCGGGCTGCCGGTACAGCCCTGGGGGTTCTGGTGGCGGGCGCGATTCTGGCACTTCACCCGCCCGTGTGGTGTCTGATTGTGTGTCTGATGGCATTCCAGTGCATTGCGGAAATCATGATTGTGCGCAATTACGGCCTCGCGGTCATCGCCATCACACCGCTGCCGCTGATTTTAATCGAGTCCGGCTATCCGACGATGAAGGCCGGCATCCTCGTGAACGCGCGGCTGCTCGACACGCTGCTCGGGTGCGCGATTGGCATCTTCATCGCACTGTTGTTCCGCCGGCACACCGATCGCCATGCGGCTGCAAGCGGGGCTGGACAAGCCAGGTGA
- a CDS encoding SPW repeat protein, giving the protein MKWRNGLAALIGIWFIISPWVFHYADETAPLWTSIVLGAIQLIASGWATALKDTSGWKVWQTWVSLVMGAWFIVQPFVFSLSSAETWTSVILGAITMILNLWTMAVKDNETTTKSSNSHHAHA; this is encoded by the coding sequence ATGAAGTGGAGAAACGGGTTGGCAGCATTGATTGGTATTTGGTTCATCATTTCGCCCTGGGTCTTCCACTATGCTGATGAGACAGCTCCGCTGTGGACCAGCATCGTACTGGGCGCCATCCAGCTCATCGCATCCGGGTGGGCGACCGCTCTCAAGGACACATCCGGGTGGAAGGTCTGGCAGACGTGGGTGTCGCTCGTCATGGGCGCATGGTTCATCGTACAGCCGTTCGTCTTTTCGCTGTCTTCGGCAGAAACCTGGACCAGTGTCATCTTGGGTGCCATCACAATGATTTTGAACCTGTGGACGATGGCAGTCAAGGACAACGAAACTACGACAAAGTCCAGCAACAGCCACCACGCCCACGCATGA
- a CDS encoding SPW repeat protein: MKWRNGLAALIGIWFIISPWVFSYSNDTGALWTSIVIGAIQLIVAAWAMGKSDSSGWGTWQTWIYLLTGIWFIIQPFVYALSTGATWTTVILGAVTVILSLWTMGAKSNTGANA, encoded by the coding sequence ATGAAGTGGAGAAACGGACTCGCAGCACTGATTGGCATCTGGTTCATCATCTCGCCGTGGGTATTCAGCTACTCGAATGACACCGGCGCATTGTGGACCAGCATCGTGATCGGCGCGATTCAGCTGATTGTCGCGGCCTGGGCGATGGGGAAGTCCGATTCCTCCGGCTGGGGTACCTGGCAAACCTGGATTTATCTGCTGACGGGTATTTGGTTCATCATTCAGCCGTTTGTCTACGCATTGTCCACCGGCGCAACCTGGACCACTGTCATCCTCGGTGCTGTTACCGTCATCCTCAGCCTCTGGACGATGGGGGCGAAGTCCAATACCGGCGCCAACGCGTAA
- a CDS encoding P-loop NTPase family protein — protein MSEMTLLAHELEAHLRLMIEKEKRSGDFLLASVIQDCLVYNLHGHVGHAELDHMSRYASELAVKVALQSLHRDPATIRETTRGVMHALTNLGVNPMVAAISVTFGTVQCLGPSLTPLDTAAVIRGVAQAADELGVGDEPCRVSEHLAWCMSGPGMYTMDPDEPVAG, from the coding sequence ATGAGCGAAATGACGTTGCTGGCACACGAGTTGGAGGCTCACCTGCGGTTGATGATTGAAAAAGAGAAGCGTTCGGGGGACTTTTTGCTGGCGTCGGTCATCCAGGACTGCCTCGTGTACAATTTGCACGGCCACGTCGGGCACGCGGAACTGGACCACATGAGCCGCTATGCATCCGAGCTGGCCGTCAAGGTGGCGCTGCAGTCGCTGCATCGTGATCCGGCGACGATTCGCGAAACCACGCGGGGCGTAATGCACGCGCTCACGAATCTGGGTGTCAACCCGATGGTGGCTGCCATTTCCGTCACGTTCGGCACCGTACAGTGCCTGGGGCCGTCGCTGACGCCGCTCGACACGGCGGCGGTGATTCGCGGCGTCGCGCAGGCAGCCGATGAACTGGGCGTCGGCGACGAACCCTGCCGGGTCAGCGAGCACTTGGCCTGGTGTATGAGCGGTCCAGGCATGTACACGATGGACCCGGACGAACCCGTTGCTGGGTAA
- a CDS encoding AAA family ATPase, translating into MRIRRIHVQSVLHFADYELDFGTASTGLHLLHGPNEAGKSTLLQLLIDMLYGGPMAERMKDAYDSRSRLEVVLEQPGQPAVTVRRKKNRARLVLEANASVTEDDLLGTYLGGYDRDRYTLLFGFNHERLRAGGDSLLQSGGEAGVSLFEAGGGVQYLQQVLAKLSEQSANLLDRGFMARSAKLLNRAWREFQEAERAVRDTSLRGDAWHRQRDAIAQLQRTLDDLVRRLEEKRNEQIRLTRLNRIRGLLTELQRIRQQMEEMGQVVVLSDAVDQRVREVLQAERELTRRLAEQAAEYERLRGQRAQIAQDPAVLACAEDINGLSEGLRQYETRCQEELPQAQQQLHQRRQDAMHLLKRLAPATSLDDVHTLCIPFADQARIERLAEALRQARSDVEREQQRCEAMRAEQDTVSAALAQMPVPPDVSGLRRLIQEVREQGNLDEAIDRLNQEITLKQRDVERLYHGQTVWRGALTEAPSLPIPVSETLERYARTFAEVEDGLRDCDRKLEQARESQARAEEELEALERTGIIPVEEDLQRIRMRRDAGWRLVKQAWLSGGVDEGDCAAFVEQEGGAPLHEVFERLLREADETADWMRKEADRSASRALWMLKREQAQRELERLMERREALANQWTACWDQWREEWRAAAIEPKSPAEMKDFVNHVLRPIAEGIRGVEALAAERAKLTSRRDAYRDALAEALAVQHAADREPVAGVPRGASSLPAAGGKGAGLSKWLRQAELHVEAVAEREAERRELAAQQKRLAEGLAVQARSAKQARDQLAALEAQWDVLHLEFPGLPQEAEVATGYVRQLTQLFDWVRDIERLQSDIDRLRADCRAFEQRAEVLARQLDERIADFPSLAAWVRHVRERLRNAQAAFNQAEHVRQELTRAQKLMQDTETKLRAVQREIDQYLEDYHCQRREDLYLVAERSSAYKEAAASRDHQERFLRETGDGLSVSELEAEFAAFAAAESPHRLPARIETLTTEIQELQAQLDEHKDTLREMQITFRALDGSQTTAADHAQQAEAHLAEVDRLWNEYLRVELARRLLHRAIEVFREQNQSSVLQRASEFFHRLTVGRYRALSVEHDGTEWYLEAEHADGTHRRVHHMSDGTRDQLFLSLRLAFVAQQVQSGGFALPLIMDDILVHFDDQRTRAALQVLHELAAETQILYFTHHQSVVDAVQGLAESGRVQIHPVNAAP; encoded by the coding sequence GTGAGGATTCGCCGCATTCATGTTCAATCGGTGCTTCATTTCGCCGATTACGAGCTGGATTTTGGCACGGCGTCCACGGGTTTGCATCTGCTGCACGGGCCGAACGAAGCGGGGAAGAGCACGCTCCTCCAACTGCTGATTGACATGTTGTACGGCGGGCCGATGGCGGAACGCATGAAAGACGCGTACGACAGCCGCTCCCGCCTGGAAGTGGTGCTGGAGCAGCCCGGACAGCCTGCGGTGACGGTACGGCGCAAGAAAAACCGGGCGCGGCTGGTGCTCGAGGCGAATGCCAGCGTCACCGAGGATGACCTGCTCGGCACGTACCTTGGCGGGTACGACCGTGATCGATACACGCTGCTGTTTGGGTTCAATCACGAGCGGCTGCGCGCGGGCGGCGACAGCCTGCTGCAGTCCGGCGGGGAGGCCGGCGTGTCGCTGTTCGAGGCAGGGGGCGGTGTGCAGTACCTGCAACAGGTGCTCGCCAAGTTGTCGGAGCAGTCGGCCAACCTGCTCGATCGCGGTTTTATGGCCCGCTCCGCGAAATTGCTGAATCGGGCGTGGCGCGAATTCCAGGAAGCCGAACGGGCGGTGCGCGACACCAGCCTGCGCGGTGACGCGTGGCATCGCCAGCGCGATGCCATCGCCCAGCTGCAGCGAACGCTGGATGACCTCGTGCGGCGGTTGGAAGAGAAGCGCAACGAACAGATTCGGCTGACCCGGTTAAACCGCATTCGCGGGCTGCTGACGGAACTGCAGCGGATTCGCCAGCAGATGGAGGAGATGGGGCAGGTCGTTGTTCTGTCGGATGCCGTCGACCAGCGCGTCCGCGAGGTGCTGCAGGCGGAGCGGGAGCTGACGCGGCGGCTCGCCGAACAGGCGGCAGAGTATGAGCGGCTGCGAGGACAGCGCGCGCAAATTGCGCAGGACCCAGCGGTCCTTGCTTGTGCGGAGGACATCAACGGGCTGAGCGAAGGGCTGCGCCAGTATGAAACGCGGTGCCAGGAAGAACTGCCGCAAGCGCAGCAGCAGCTGCACCAGCGGCGACAGGACGCCATGCACCTGTTGAAGCGTCTGGCGCCGGCGACGAGTCTCGACGATGTGCACACGCTATGCATTCCGTTTGCCGACCAGGCGCGCATCGAGCGGTTGGCGGAGGCGCTGCGCCAGGCGCGATCGGACGTTGAACGAGAGCAGCAGCGCTGCGAGGCGATGCGCGCAGAACAGGACACGGTAAGCGCTGCCTTGGCGCAGATGCCTGTGCCGCCGGACGTCTCTGGCTTGCGCCGGTTGATTCAGGAAGTGCGCGAGCAGGGAAACCTGGACGAGGCGATTGACCGGCTGAACCAGGAAATCACCTTGAAGCAGCGGGATGTGGAGCGGCTGTACCACGGGCAGACAGTGTGGCGCGGCGCGTTGACCGAGGCGCCGTCGCTGCCGATTCCCGTCAGCGAGACCCTGGAACGCTATGCGCGGACCTTCGCGGAGGTCGAAGATGGGCTGCGCGACTGCGACCGAAAGCTTGAACAGGCGCGTGAATCGCAGGCACGAGCGGAAGAGGAGCTGGAGGCGCTAGAACGGACCGGCATCATTCCGGTTGAGGAAGACCTGCAGCGCATTCGGATGCGGCGTGACGCAGGCTGGCGGCTGGTGAAGCAGGCGTGGCTGAGCGGCGGCGTCGATGAGGGCGATTGCGCGGCGTTTGTGGAGCAGGAAGGGGGCGCGCCGCTCCATGAAGTGTTCGAGCGGCTGCTGCGGGAAGCAGACGAAACGGCTGACTGGATGCGCAAAGAGGCCGACCGCTCTGCGAGCCGTGCGCTCTGGATGCTCAAGCGCGAGCAGGCCCAGCGGGAGCTGGAGCGCCTGATGGAACGGCGTGAAGCGCTCGCGAACCAGTGGACGGCGTGTTGGGACCAGTGGCGGGAGGAGTGGCGTGCGGCCGCGATCGAACCGAAGTCTCCGGCGGAGATGAAGGACTTCGTGAACCATGTGCTGCGGCCGATCGCCGAAGGCATTCGCGGCGTGGAAGCCCTGGCCGCAGAACGCGCCAAGCTCACCAGCCGACGGGACGCGTACCGGGATGCGCTGGCAGAAGCCCTCGCTGTGCAGCATGCGGCGGACCGCGAACCCGTTGCAGGCGTGCCGCGCGGTGCCTCTTCGTTGCCCGCCGCGGGCGGCAAGGGGGCGGGGCTGTCCAAATGGCTCCGCCAAGCGGAGTTGCATGTGGAAGCCGTTGCCGAGCGTGAAGCAGAACGGCGCGAATTGGCCGCGCAGCAAAAGCGGCTGGCGGAGGGGCTCGCGGTGCAGGCGCGATCGGCGAAACAAGCGCGCGACCAGCTGGCGGCCCTGGAAGCACAATGGGATGTCCTTCACCTCGAGTTTCCGGGACTTCCGCAAGAAGCGGAGGTGGCCACGGGGTATGTGCGCCAGTTGACGCAGCTCTTTGATTGGGTGCGCGACATCGAGCGGCTGCAGTCCGACATCGACCGGCTCCGGGCCGACTGCCGGGCGTTCGAGCAGCGGGCGGAGGTGTTGGCGCGGCAGCTGGACGAGCGCATTGCGGACTTCCCGTCCTTGGCGGCGTGGGTGCGTCATGTGCGGGAGCGCCTGCGCAACGCCCAGGCGGCGTTCAATCAGGCGGAGCATGTGCGCCAGGAGCTCACCCGCGCACAGAAGCTCATGCAGGACACCGAAACGAAGCTCCGCGCAGTCCAACGCGAGATTGACCAGTACCTGGAAGACTACCACTGTCAGCGCCGCGAAGACCTGTACTTGGTAGCGGAACGCTCGAGCGCCTACAAGGAGGCCGCGGCCAGCCGCGATCATCAGGAGCGTTTCCTGCGGGAGACGGGCGATGGACTGTCTGTTTCCGAACTGGAGGCGGAATTTGCGGCGTTTGCGGCGGCCGAAAGTCCACATCGGCTGCCGGCACGCATCGAAACCTTGACCACGGAAATCCAGGAGCTCCAGGCACAGCTGGACGAGCACAAGGATACCCTGCGCGAGATGCAGATTACGTTTCGGGCGCTGGATGGTTCGCAGACGACAGCAGCCGATCACGCTCAGCAGGCGGAAGCACACCTGGCCGAGGTCGACCGGCTGTGGAACGAGTACCTGCGCGTCGAGCTTGCGCGGCGGTTGCTGCACCGTGCCATTGAGGTGTTTCGCGAACAAAACCAGTCCTCGGTTTTACAGCGTGCCAGTGAATTCTTTCATCGCTTGACGGTGGGGCGCTATCGAGCGCTGTCTGTTGAACATGACGGAACTGAGTGGTACCTGGAAGCTGAACATGCGGATGGCACGCATCGGCGGGTGCATCACATGAGTGACGGAACGCGCGACCAACTGTTTCTGTCCTTGCGCCTGGCATTCGTGGCGCAGCAAGTGCAATCCGGCGGCTTTGCTCTGCCGCTCATCATGGACGACATTCTCGTTCATTTCGACGACCAGCGAACGCGGGCGGCGTTACAGGTTCTGCACGAGCTGGCGGCTGAGACACAGATTCTGTACTTCACACACCATCAGTCCGTCGTGGATGCGGTGCAGGGGTTGGCGGAAAGCGGGCGTGTGCAGATCCATCCCGTCAACGCTGCGCCGTGA